The following proteins come from a genomic window of Mustela lutreola isolate mMusLut2 chromosome 6, mMusLut2.pri, whole genome shotgun sequence:
- the FABP7 gene encoding fatty acid-binding protein, brain, whose translation MVEAFCATWKLTDSQNFDEYMKALGVGFATRQVGNVTKPTVIISQEADKVVIRTQSTFKNTEISFHLGEEFDETTADDRNCKSVVSLDGDKLVHVQKWDGKETNFVREIKDGKMVMTLTFGDVVAVRHYEKA comes from the exons ATGGTGGAGGCTTTCTGTGCTACCTGGAAGCTGACGGACAGCCAGAACTTTGATGAGTACATGAAGGCTCTAG GTGTGGGCTTTGCCACTAGGCAGGTGGGAAATGTGACTAAACCAACAGTGATCATCAGTCAGGAGGCAGACAAAGTGGTGATCAGGACTCAAAGCACATTCAAGAACACAGAGATTAGTTTCCATCTGGGAGAAGAGTTTGACGAAACCACTGCAGATGACAGAAACTGTAAG TCTGTTGTTAGCCTGGATGGGGACAAACTTGTTCACGTACAGAAATGGGATGGCAAAGAAACAAATTTTGTTAGAGAAATTAAGGACGGCAAAATGGTTATG ACTCTGACTTTTGGTGATGTGGTTGCTGTTCGCCACTATGAGAAGGCATAG